From a region of the Halomonas sp. HL-93 genome:
- the ung gene encoding uracil-DNA glycosylase, which produces MSNPLPDDWNHWLGNEFQADYMRSLKRFLADEKAAKKIIYPHSSQLFRAFELTPLNDVKVVILGQDPYHGPNQAHGLCFSVQAGVAVPPSLLNIYKELASDVGAEPVSHGHLEAWAKQGVLLLNTSLTVERGNAASHRGKGWEPFTDRAIETVSAHALPSVFLLWGSHARQKKTLIDTQRHLVLEAPHPSPLSAHRGFFGTRHFSQANRFLVEHGRAPVEWQLPATP; this is translated from the coding sequence ATGTCGAATCCGCTTCCCGACGACTGGAATCACTGGCTGGGAAATGAGTTTCAGGCTGACTATATGCGGTCACTGAAACGCTTTCTGGCTGACGAAAAAGCGGCCAAAAAAATCATTTATCCCCATTCATCTCAGTTGTTCCGCGCCTTTGAGTTAACGCCACTCAATGACGTAAAGGTGGTGATATTAGGTCAGGATCCTTACCACGGACCCAACCAAGCACACGGGCTATGTTTTTCGGTACAGGCGGGGGTGGCGGTGCCTCCTTCGTTGCTGAATATCTATAAAGAACTGGCCAGCGATGTAGGTGCCGAACCTGTTAGCCATGGGCATTTGGAAGCCTGGGCGAAGCAAGGAGTGTTGCTGCTAAACACGTCGTTAACGGTTGAGAGGGGCAATGCTGCGTCTCACCGAGGGAAAGGCTGGGAACCTTTCACGGATAGGGCGATTGAGACGGTGAGCGCGCATGCGCTGCCTAGTGTATTCCTGCTCTGGGGCAGTCACGCCCGCCAGAAGAAAACGCTGATTGATACACAGCGTCATTTGGTATTGGAAGCGCCGCATCCCTCCCCGTTATCTGCCCATCGGGGTTTTTTTGGAACCCGCCATTTTTCACAGGCGAATCGCTTTTTGGTCGAGCATGGGCGCGCTCCCGTTGAGTGGCAATTACCCGCCACCCCTTAA
- a CDS encoding adenine phosphoribosyltransferase — protein sequence MSIYGDYIKSVIRTVPDWPEKGVNFRDITPLLQNSAAFRKLIDSFVHRYQEMNLDAIAAIDARGFIIGAPLAYELGCSFVPVRKKGKLPFKTISETYTLEYGHSEVELHSDAFQKDDRILLMDDLIATGGTMLAAANLIQRSGGHVVETATIIDLPELGGSQRIRDAGYSVFAVCSFTEDE from the coding sequence ATGAGCATCTACGGCGATTACATTAAGTCCGTGATACGCACAGTGCCTGACTGGCCAGAAAAGGGGGTCAACTTTCGTGACATTACCCCGCTGCTGCAAAATAGTGCGGCATTTCGCAAGCTGATCGATAGCTTTGTACACCGCTATCAGGAAATGAACCTGGATGCCATCGCGGCTATCGACGCGCGTGGGTTTATCATTGGGGCTCCTTTGGCCTACGAGCTGGGCTGTAGCTTTGTCCCGGTGCGTAAGAAGGGTAAGCTGCCGTTTAAAACCATCAGCGAAACTTACACGCTCGAATATGGCCATTCAGAAGTTGAGCTTCATTCGGACGCTTTCCAAAAAGACGACCGCATCTTGCTGATGGATGACCTGATTGCTACCGGCGGGACCATGCTGGCCGCCGCGAATCTTATCCAGCGCAGCGGTGGGCATGTCGTTGAGACGGCCACCATTATTGATTTGCCTGAGCTGGGTGGCTCGCAAAGGATTCGCGACGCGGGCTACAGCGTTTTCGCGGTTTGTTCTTTCACCGAAGACGAGTAA
- the moaC gene encoding cyclic pyranopterin monophosphate synthase MoaC, which yields MQLTHLNSRGEARMVDVSDKQETRREAVASGRIVMLPATLTQLSEGSLPKGDVLATARIAGIQAAKRTHELIPLCHSLALSKVAIEFDVDPAESCVHVTASCRLNGRTGVEMEALTAVSVACLTLYDMCKAVDKSMRIDAVQLDSKRGGQRGEYQRETTPEAPPPIVTGQGTAGEVSLGDRCHSPCVLVKFLAELREQLGENERVVTFDQLPSRDIAGLKAALAAQDERFQLLQDQRTLCAINQVMANDGARITDDDEVAFFPPVTGG from the coding sequence ATGCAGTTAACTCATCTCAATAGCCGCGGCGAAGCCCGTATGGTAGACGTTTCAGATAAACAAGAGACGCGCCGCGAGGCGGTTGCATCTGGGCGCATTGTGATGCTTCCTGCCACCCTGACGCAGCTAAGTGAAGGCTCTTTACCTAAAGGTGATGTACTGGCAACTGCACGTATTGCGGGGATTCAGGCGGCAAAACGTACCCATGAGCTGATCCCGCTTTGTCACTCGTTGGCGCTTTCTAAAGTGGCCATTGAGTTTGATGTGGATCCCGCAGAAAGCTGTGTCCATGTTACCGCGAGTTGTCGATTAAATGGGCGTACCGGGGTCGAGATGGAAGCACTGACAGCAGTCTCGGTGGCCTGTTTAACGCTTTACGATATGTGTAAAGCGGTAGATAAAAGCATGCGTATTGACGCGGTACAGCTTGATAGCAAACGCGGCGGTCAGCGGGGAGAGTATCAGCGCGAGACCACGCCTGAAGCGCCGCCGCCGATTGTCACAGGCCAAGGCACCGCCGGTGAAGTCAGCTTGGGAGATCGTTGTCATTCGCCTTGCGTACTGGTCAAGTTTCTTGCCGAGCTGCGTGAGCAACTGGGTGAAAACGAACGGGTGGTGACTTTTGACCAACTGCCCAGTCGCGATATTGCGGGGCTGAAAGCCGCTTTAGCGGCTCAGGACGAACGCTTTCAACTATTGCAGGACCAACGCACGCTTTGTGCGATCAACCAGGTCATGGCCAACGATGGCGCGCGAATTACCGACGATGACGAGGTGGCTTTTTTCCCACCCGTTACAGGGGGCTAA
- the gpt gene encoding xanthine phosphoribosyltransferase, translated as MSSERYHQHFTVSWDQLHRDVRQLCHQLVERDFNGIVAITRGGLIPAALIARELNVRLIDTVCIKSYDHMDQGGLDILKGVDHDGEGWLLVDDLVDTGKTARAVSEMLPKAHFVTIYAKPEGRPLVDQYLTEVAQHCWIQFPWDMGVAYVEPLVDQVKK; from the coding sequence ATGAGCAGCGAACGCTACCATCAGCATTTTACCGTCTCATGGGATCAGCTCCATCGCGATGTGCGCCAGCTTTGCCATCAGCTGGTCGAACGTGACTTCAATGGAATTGTGGCGATTACTCGTGGGGGGCTGATTCCTGCCGCCTTGATCGCGCGCGAGCTGAACGTGCGGCTCATCGATACCGTGTGTATCAAAAGCTATGACCACATGGATCAAGGTGGGCTGGATATTCTTAAAGGCGTTGATCACGACGGCGAGGGATGGCTGTTGGTCGATGACTTGGTCGACACGGGTAAAACCGCTCGTGCGGTGAGCGAAATGTTGCCCAAGGCGCATTTTGTTACCATCTATGCCAAGCCGGAAGGGCGTCCTTTGGTTGATCAGTATTTAACCGAAGTTGCCCAGCACTGCTGGATTCAGTTCCCCTGGGATATGGGCGTTGCCTATGTTGAACCACTGGTTGATCAAGTGAAGAAATAA
- the upp gene encoding uracil phosphoribosyltransferase, which translates to MSVYSINHPLVQHKLGLMREVDISTKSFRELAGEVAKLLTYEATKDLELEDHTIEGWNGEPIATRRLKGKKVTVVPILRAGLGMLEGVTDLIPSARVSVVGLYRDEETLQPVPYFAKFTNDIEERMAIVIDPMLATGGSMVATLDMLRERGCEHMKVIVLVAAPEGIKRVQEAYPGIDIYTAAVDERLDENGYIVPGLGDAGDKIFGTR; encoded by the coding sequence ATGAGTGTCTATTCCATTAATCATCCGCTTGTTCAGCATAAACTGGGACTGATGCGTGAAGTTGATATAAGCACCAAGAGCTTTCGGGAATTGGCAGGTGAAGTGGCTAAGCTTTTAACCTACGAAGCAACCAAGGACCTTGAGCTCGAAGATCACACTATTGAGGGATGGAATGGTGAACCTATTGCTACGAGGCGGCTAAAGGGTAAAAAAGTCACGGTTGTGCCGATCCTTCGTGCTGGGTTGGGTATGCTTGAGGGTGTCACTGATCTAATTCCCAGTGCGCGTGTCAGTGTCGTTGGGCTTTATCGTGACGAAGAGACGCTGCAGCCTGTTCCGTATTTTGCCAAATTTACCAATGACATCGAAGAGCGCATGGCAATCGTAATTGACCCCATGCTGGCGACCGGGGGGTCAATGGTGGCCACCTTGGATATGCTGCGTGAGCGCGGCTGCGAGCACATGAAGGTGATTGTATTGGTGGCGGCGCCAGAAGGTATCAAGCGTGTGCAAGAGGCGTATCCGGGCATAGACATTTACACAGCCGCGGTGGATGAGCGGCTGGATGAGAACGGCTATATCGTCCCAGGCTTAGGCGATGCTGGCGATAAAATCTTCGGTACAAGATAA
- a CDS encoding uracil-xanthine permease family protein has product MKDAPSQPESWPRVLLTGAQMLFVAFGALVLVPLLTGLDPSVALFTAGVGTLVFHTVTGLTVPVFLASSFAFIAPIQGSIANFGVSATLGGLMVAGLVYVAISAAIRVKGTEWLHRLLPPVVVGPVIMVIGLALAPVAVDMATGETSDHIGYGAALFLSMVSLLVTLVLAVFSRGLLRLIPIMGGIIVGYCLALLMGLVDFTPVREANWLAIPAFTAPSFHWAAILFMIPVAIAPAVEHIGDMVAIGSVTRRNYLEKPGLHRTLLGDGLATTVAALFGGPPNTTYSEVTGAVTLTRAFNPRYMVVAAVLAVALAFIAKLGALLQTIPGPVMGGIMTLLFGSIAVIGMNTLVRAGHSLTAPRNLVVVSLILVFGIGGMQVGGGQFTLQGVSLAALVGIALNWILPAEEKADAGDAH; this is encoded by the coding sequence ATGAAAGATGCCCCAAGCCAGCCTGAATCTTGGCCTAGAGTGTTGCTAACCGGGGCCCAAATGCTATTTGTGGCATTTGGCGCCTTGGTCTTAGTGCCACTGTTGACGGGGCTTGATCCGAGTGTGGCGTTGTTCACCGCCGGGGTCGGTACGTTGGTGTTTCATACGGTAACCGGCTTAACGGTACCGGTCTTTCTTGCCTCTTCGTTTGCCTTTATTGCACCGATTCAAGGGTCGATAGCTAACTTTGGTGTCTCGGCAACGCTCGGTGGTTTGATGGTGGCAGGGTTGGTATACGTGGCCATTTCGGCGGCGATCCGCGTGAAGGGAACCGAGTGGCTGCATCGCCTATTACCACCCGTCGTAGTAGGCCCGGTGATTATGGTTATTGGCCTGGCGTTGGCTCCAGTGGCGGTTGATATGGCCACCGGCGAAACCAGCGATCACATCGGTTATGGTGCGGCGCTGTTTTTATCCATGGTAAGTCTACTGGTTACCTTGGTCTTGGCTGTATTTAGCCGTGGATTGCTGCGTTTGATCCCTATTATGGGCGGCATAATAGTTGGCTATTGCCTGGCGCTGTTAATGGGCCTGGTCGACTTTACGCCGGTGCGTGAGGCTAACTGGTTGGCCATCCCTGCGTTTACTGCGCCAAGTTTTCACTGGGCGGCCATTCTGTTTATGATTCCTGTCGCGATTGCCCCAGCGGTGGAGCATATTGGTGATATGGTGGCTATTGGTTCGGTAACTCGGCGTAACTACCTGGAGAAGCCGGGGCTGCATCGTACGCTGTTAGGCGATGGTTTAGCGACCACGGTGGCCGCGCTATTTGGCGGCCCGCCCAATACTACATATTCAGAAGTAACGGGGGCGGTGACGCTAACCCGGGCGTTTAACCCTCGCTATATGGTGGTCGCGGCGGTACTGGCCGTTGCGCTGGCCTTTATTGCCAAGTTGGGGGCGCTTCTGCAAACCATCCCCGGGCCTGTAATGGGGGGGATTATGACGCTACTGTTCGGTTCTATCGCGGTCATCGGGATGAATACGTTGGTGCGTGCCGGGCATTCATTAACCGCCCCGCGTAATCTGGTCGTTGTCTCGTTGATTCTTGTTTTTGGTATTGGCGGCATGCAGGTGGGCGGTGGCCAGTTTACGCTGCAAGGCGTTAGCCTGGCGGCGCTGGTCGGTATTGCGTTGAACTGGATACTGCCAGCCGAGGAAAAAGCTGACGCTGGCGATGCTCACTAA
- the mobB gene encoding molybdopterin-guanine dinucleotide biosynthesis protein B, with protein MQLNSSLAFPVLGIAAWSGTGKTTLLEQLLPRLRAEGIKVAVIKHAHHRFDVDQPGKDSYKLRSAGATPILVASNQRLALMQETPGGEEPDLNQLLAMMAVHSPDLVLVEGFKAWPLAKLVLYRNGIGDADILLGPGVEAVALDGPSPVALPAARRQLALNDTDAIASWIIEWMAGQRLNDVSRTDR; from the coding sequence ATGCAGTTGAATTCATCGCTAGCTTTTCCCGTGTTGGGGATTGCTGCCTGGAGTGGGACGGGGAAGACGACGCTGCTCGAGCAGTTGTTACCGCGGCTTCGGGCCGAGGGCATTAAGGTGGCGGTGATTAAGCATGCTCACCATCGCTTTGATGTCGACCAACCCGGGAAAGATAGCTATAAGCTACGCAGTGCCGGGGCGACACCTATTCTGGTCGCATCAAACCAACGCCTAGCGTTGATGCAGGAAACCCCAGGCGGTGAAGAGCCGGATTTAAATCAGCTACTGGCGATGATGGCTGTACACTCACCTGATCTGGTGCTGGTGGAAGGCTTTAAAGCATGGCCCTTGGCCAAGCTGGTGCTTTATCGTAATGGCATTGGGGACGCAGATATTCTACTAGGCCCAGGCGTTGAAGCCGTCGCGCTTGATGGGCCGTCGCCGGTCGCCTTGCCCGCTGCAAGGAGGCAGCTAGCGCTTAATGATACGGACGCCATTGCAAGTTGGATAATCGAATGGATGGCGGGCCAACGGCTCAATGATGTTTCACGCACTGATAGGTGA
- the moaE gene encoding molybdopterin synthase catalytic subunit MoaE: protein MDISIRVQAAPFDMAYGYDACIAGRTDIGGVVSFTGLVRDFNETPDVTGLTLEHYPGMTEATLQRIAEQAGQRWSLNAVTIIHRVGHMRPGDAIVRVLVASAHRREAFEACDFIMDWLKTQAPFWKKEHGLQGDYWVKERRSDIDDAARW, encoded by the coding sequence ATGGATATTAGCATCCGCGTTCAAGCGGCGCCTTTTGATATGGCCTATGGTTATGATGCCTGCATCGCCGGACGCACGGATATAGGAGGGGTTGTTAGCTTCACTGGGCTGGTACGTGACTTTAACGAAACCCCTGACGTTACGGGGCTGACCCTGGAGCACTATCCAGGAATGACCGAGGCCACCCTCCAGCGTATTGCTGAGCAGGCGGGGCAGCGCTGGTCACTCAACGCCGTTACGATTATTCACCGAGTGGGGCATATGCGTCCGGGTGATGCCATTGTTAGAGTGCTAGTGGCAAGCGCGCATCGCCGGGAAGCCTTTGAGGCCTGTGATTTCATTATGGACTGGTTAAAAACCCAAGCGCCTTTTTGGAAAAAAGAACACGGCCTTCAGGGTGATTACTGGGTTAAAGAGCGCCGTTCAGATATCGACGATGCCGCCCGCTGGTAA